The following coding sequences lie in one Candidatus Nitrospira allomarina genomic window:
- a CDS encoding VCBS repeat-containing protein, which produces MKRNTCRTSWWVAGSLATAMLAMGTGSMAAAAGFTAYNDLAWGTGQLETNITKITSPNGGSGLPSTGLLKDFTTGLDTGVTLTVTGGIYDGTAQATQGADPTTGDAFTIFDGKVSGKGVLSYNDPNVNDPVVLTFSGLNPAKTYDLSFFAHRNNYAWNRAALVTLSGTAGRMNTSSVASDNPSEAGGVIFSGSGDSSTRLPADNDNGYVARWSEVSSGGDGIVVLTISWDGTAGNEFLGKYGSAVRLIESSSSAVRHDLDGDGKADLVWRHTNGSVAVWLLNGKEVPFSKDSLGGVASAWQVAGVGDTDADGNADIIWRNTTSGAVAVWLMNGATRTDVGFPGGVSTAWAIEGVGDLNGDGKADLVWRHTNGSAAVWLLNGKEVPFSKDSLGGVSSAWQVAGVGDTDGDGKADIIWRHGTTGAVAVWLMDGSTITDAGFPGGVSTAWIIKGVGDLNGDNKADLVWRHTNGSAAVWLLNGKEVPFSKDSLGGVSSAWQIRQVDDTDGDGKADIIWRNTTSGAVAVWLMDGSTRTDVGFIGSPSTAWEIQD; this is translated from the coding sequence ATGAAAAGGAATACGTGTCGAACATCATGGTGGGTAGCGGGATCACTAGCGACAGCTATGTTGGCTATGGGGACGGGGTCTATGGCCGCTGCGGCAGGGTTTACGGCCTACAATGACCTCGCCTGGGGCACTGGACAGCTCGAAACAAATATCACAAAGATCACTTCCCCCAACGGTGGCTCAGGCTTACCCAGCACTGGTCTACTGAAGGATTTCACTACAGGCCTTGATACCGGTGTGACCCTGACTGTGACCGGGGGCATATATGACGGTACTGCCCAGGCTACTCAAGGGGCAGATCCGACTACCGGAGATGCCTTTACGATCTTTGATGGCAAGGTCAGCGGAAAGGGTGTGCTTTCCTACAACGATCCAAATGTGAACGATCCGGTCGTATTGACCTTTAGCGGGCTTAATCCTGCTAAGACCTATGACCTGAGCTTCTTTGCTCATCGAAACAATTACGCGTGGAATAGGGCCGCCCTGGTGACTCTTTCCGGAACGGCTGGCCGAATGAATACAAGTTCAGTCGCCTCCGATAATCCTAGTGAGGCCGGGGGTGTGATTTTTTCAGGGTCTGGAGATAGCTCCACTCGCCTACCGGCGGACAATGATAATGGCTATGTGGCGCGGTGGAGCGAGGTGAGTTCCGGCGGCGATGGTATCGTGGTGCTGACCATCAGTTGGGACGGAACCGCTGGCAATGAATTCCTCGGTAAGTATGGCAGCGCGGTCCGGCTGATTGAGTCATCATCTAGTGCTGTGCGGCATGATTTAGATGGGGATGGCAAAGCCGACCTTGTCTGGCGGCACACGAATGGCAGTGTCGCGGTCTGGCTGCTGAATGGGAAGGAAGTGCCCTTCTCCAAGGACTCGCTGGGTGGTGTGGCCTCAGCGTGGCAGGTCGCGGGGGTGGGTGATACGGACGCGGATGGCAATGCGGATATCATCTGGCGCAATACCACGAGCGGCGCGGTGGCTGTATGGCTGATGAACGGGGCGACCAGAACTGATGTTGGCTTTCCCGGCGGCGTGTCAACTGCTTGGGCCATCGAGGGGGTCGGGGACCTTAACGGTGACGGCAAGGCCGATCTTGTCTGGCGGCACACGAATGGGAGTGCTGCGGTCTGGTTGCTGAATGGGAAGGAAGTGCCCTTCTCCAAAGACTCACTGGGTGGTGTGTCCTCGGCGTGGCAGGTCGCGGGGGTGGGCGATACGGATGGGGATGGCAAGGCCGATATCATCTGGCGCCATGGTACAACCGGCGCGGTGGCCGTGTGGCTGATGGACGGCTCGACCATAACTGATGCTGGCTTTCCCGGCGGCGTGTCAACGGCTTGGATCATCAAGGGAGTCGGGGATTTAAATGGTGATAACAAGGCCGACCTAGTCTGGCGGCATACGAATGGCAGTGCCGCGGTCTGGTTGCTGAATGGGAAAGAAGTGCCCTTCTCCAAGGATTCACTGGGTGGTGTGTCCTCAGCGTGGCAAATCAGACAAGTAGACGATACGGATGGGGATGGCAAGGCGGATATCATCTGGCGCAATACCACGAGCGGCGCAGTGGCCGTGTGGCTGATGGACGGGTCGACCAGGACGGACGTTGGCTTTATCGGGAGCCCGTCGACGGCTTGGGAAATTCAAGATTAG
- a CDS encoding O-antigen ligase family protein, translating into MSTDLDVGQVGSTSSSRTFSRSDLWPALGWGLCVVILLGFSPRLFHIQEYFYFPLLGLAILLCVLERKPLWIHAPLLVPFICFVGWVAFTIPFSIDPWISLKEWQKIVAQLAVFYGTCLIVQEQRNEYFLRKALPVLLVGAIACYSYSLLDFWDRGGNLLDRTIRAGYPKEGGADFTWLSTNVLMVFPLFITGFLAVTSPWKRVMLGCGMLLSFLALVLSYSRGVWLACLAQLIVGGFLVHKRQVFCSLMIGMVVFLSVGVVLGQLGLHRETFNPWTIKARLAVWNLSAADIVDHPIVGVGYGVPILEKRHGQNIVELEAVNLGIPDIPEKPHNWYLMVVTGAGIPGLVLFLWLLAKVGFTIYEDWTKAMTSSYRWLQMGVFLMVLGFSIRIFFEDSFGGSHSYLFWILVGTSVVLSNSQVSGKCNQSGDRSG; encoded by the coding sequence ATGAGTACCGACTTGGACGTGGGACAGGTTGGCAGCACCTCCTCTTCGAGGACTTTCTCCCGTTCTGATCTTTGGCCAGCCCTTGGGTGGGGGCTATGTGTAGTTATTCTTTTGGGGTTTTCTCCCCGACTGTTTCATATACAAGAATATTTCTATTTTCCTCTTCTAGGTTTGGCAATACTCCTTTGTGTATTGGAGCGAAAGCCCCTCTGGATTCATGCCCCGCTCCTTGTCCCGTTCATCTGTTTTGTGGGATGGGTTGCCTTTACGATTCCTTTTTCAATTGATCCTTGGATCAGTCTCAAGGAATGGCAAAAAATTGTAGCACAGTTGGCAGTGTTCTATGGCACCTGTTTGATTGTGCAGGAACAACGAAATGAATATTTTCTAAGAAAGGCTCTCCCCGTCTTATTGGTGGGGGCCATTGCCTGTTACTCCTATTCCCTTCTTGATTTTTGGGACCGTGGAGGAAATCTTTTGGATCGCACGATTCGTGCGGGTTATCCTAAAGAAGGCGGCGCGGATTTTACCTGGCTGAGTACCAATGTGTTGATGGTTTTCCCTTTGTTCATCACGGGATTCTTGGCCGTGACCAGTCCCTGGAAACGGGTAATGTTAGGTTGTGGCATGCTTCTCTCTTTCTTGGCCCTAGTGCTTTCCTATAGTCGCGGTGTCTGGTTAGCCTGTCTGGCGCAATTAATTGTTGGAGGATTTCTTGTCCATAAACGTCAGGTATTTTGCTCGCTGATGATAGGAATGGTGGTGTTCCTTTCGGTTGGAGTGGTCCTTGGTCAATTGGGATTACATCGTGAAACTTTCAATCCCTGGACTATTAAGGCTCGGTTAGCAGTATGGAATCTTAGTGCTGCAGATATTGTGGACCATCCAATAGTGGGTGTGGGTTATGGCGTGCCTATTTTAGAAAAGCGTCATGGGCAAAATATCGTTGAGTTGGAAGCTGTGAATCTCGGAATTCCCGATATTCCCGAAAAACCGCATAATTGGTATCTCATGGTGGTGACAGGGGCTGGGATACCAGGGTTGGTCTTGTTTCTTTGGTTGCTCGCCAAAGTGGGATTTACCATCTATGAGGACTGGACAAAAGCTATGACTTCCTCATATCGGTGGTTACAGATGGGAGTATTTCTCATGGTTCTTGGATTTTCGATCCGTATTTTTTTCGAGGACAGTTTCGGCGGAAGCCATTCCTATCTGTTTTGGATACTTGTCGGGACGAGTGTGGTTCTTTCGAACTCCCAGGTGAGTGGGAAATGCAACCAGTCAGGGGATAGAAGTGGCTAG
- a CDS encoding KpsF/GutQ family sugar-phosphate isomerase: MDILQELRRVIRLEGQAIAQLEESIGLPFEEAVKMLQACQGKVILTGVGKSGLIANKISATMVSTGTPAVYLHGSEGLHGDIGIVAKEDIVIAVGKSGESEELLVLLPFIRKIGARMIAITAQANSTLARGSDLVLVTPIQEEACPLNLAPTCSTTAALVLGDALAMALMKLRNFQPTDYAMFHPGGQLGKRLLLNVGDLMRTGEANAVIRLSHTIQFMLCEMTSKRAGAVSVLDEEDRLLGLITDFDIRRVLEGGQNLFALTIGAVMNPKPSWVYQDEKAVKVLQFMEKREKPISVLPVLDRQEKVVGMIHIHDLISRGL; encoded by the coding sequence ATGGATATTCTTCAGGAACTTCGACGGGTGATCAGACTGGAAGGTCAAGCCATTGCGCAGCTTGAGGAGAGCATAGGTCTTCCTTTCGAGGAGGCAGTAAAGATGTTGCAAGCCTGTCAGGGAAAAGTGATTCTCACAGGGGTGGGGAAATCCGGCCTGATAGCGAATAAAATTTCGGCTACGATGGTGTCCACCGGCACACCTGCGGTGTATTTACATGGGTCCGAGGGGCTGCATGGGGATATTGGGATTGTGGCGAAAGAAGATATAGTGATTGCGGTAGGAAAGTCAGGCGAAAGCGAAGAATTGCTGGTACTGCTTCCATTTATTCGAAAAATTGGTGCACGAATGATTGCCATTACGGCGCAGGCAAACTCCACTTTGGCACGAGGGAGCGATCTTGTTCTTGTAACGCCCATACAAGAAGAAGCTTGTCCGCTCAATCTGGCACCAACATGCAGCACCACTGCAGCCTTGGTCTTAGGAGATGCGTTGGCCATGGCTTTGATGAAATTGCGAAACTTTCAACCAACCGACTATGCCATGTTTCACCCTGGTGGGCAGTTAGGAAAGCGACTGCTTTTGAACGTTGGGGATCTGATGCGAACCGGGGAAGCCAATGCGGTTATTCGCCTTTCTCACACGATTCAATTCATGTTGTGTGAAATGACGAGTAAACGGGCTGGCGCCGTGTCCGTTCTTGATGAGGAAGATCGTTTATTGGGATTGATCACTGACTTTGATATTCGCCGGGTGTTAGAGGGGGGACAAAACCTTTTCGCTCTCACAATTGGAGCGGTCATGAATCCAAAGCCCAGTTGGGTATATCAAGATGAAAAAGCCGTCAAAGTTCTTCAATTTATGGAGAAACGGGAAAAGCCCATTTCCGTGCTGCCCGTCCTTGATCGACAGGAAAAAGTCGTCGGCATGATACATATTCATGATCTGATTTCCCGTGGCCTTTAA
- a CDS encoding Gfo/Idh/MocA family protein — translation MKPIPLGLIGVGRHGYRYLHHLLSVETGGKLIAISRRNMQEGIRLGTEYSLRFYPNYQDLLADSAIQAVLIVTPPSLNLPITLEAIQHGKAVLLEKPLALNQVQGRQIVEAATKARIPVMTAQTLRYEPAIRQLQAIASSLGQWHYLVCTMRFECRQGLPEKNTSWSNYGALMEFGIHLLDLVRVLTQDEIHSVSADISRPTAQDPENRAFIKLVTQRGLPCYLDISRVSQGRVTRAEIMASKGQALADWTTNIVRKISRRNVILDYPCPSSATLIEVLRDFCQAIRTGGPMPVTAEDGLRAVEIADACYRSAQTGKPVFLN, via the coding sequence ATGAAACCGATTCCCCTTGGGTTGATTGGCGTAGGACGACACGGCTACCGTTATCTTCACCATTTGCTCTCCGTCGAGACGGGAGGAAAATTAATTGCCATCAGCCGAAGAAACATGCAAGAAGGCATTCGACTTGGCACTGAATACTCCCTCCGCTTTTACCCGAACTATCAGGATCTTTTAGCCGATTCCGCTATTCAGGCCGTTTTGATCGTGACCCCTCCCTCACTCAATCTTCCCATTACCTTAGAAGCCATTCAACATGGCAAAGCGGTTCTTCTGGAAAAACCCCTCGCCCTAAACCAGGTCCAAGGCCGCCAAATCGTTGAAGCCGCCACCAAGGCTAGAATCCCTGTAATGACTGCCCAGACTCTGCGGTATGAGCCAGCAATCCGGCAATTGCAAGCCATCGCCTCATCCTTAGGCCAATGGCACTATCTTGTTTGCACTATGCGATTCGAATGCCGCCAAGGGTTGCCTGAAAAAAACACCTCTTGGAGCAATTATGGGGCCCTCATGGAGTTTGGGATTCACTTGCTGGATCTGGTCCGTGTCCTCACTCAGGATGAGATCCATTCGGTCTCGGCTGATATTAGTCGACCAACAGCCCAGGACCCCGAAAATCGGGCTTTCATCAAACTGGTTACGCAAAGAGGACTTCCCTGTTATCTCGATATTTCACGCGTTAGCCAGGGACGAGTCACCCGCGCAGAAATTATGGCGTCAAAAGGACAAGCCTTAGCCGATTGGACGACCAACATCGTTCGAAAAATTTCCCGAAGAAATGTGATATTAGACTACCCCTGCCCTTCCAGTGCAACGTTGATTGAAGTGCTTCGAGACTTTTGTCAGGCAATTCGAACTGGAGGCCCCATGCCCGTTACCGCAGAAGATGGGTTACGAGCAGTCGAAATTGCCGATGCATGTTACCGATCGGCACAGACCGGGAAACCCGTTTTCCTCAATTAG
- a CDS encoding class I SAM-dependent methyltransferase, translating to MNKIFCTSQLPSLKRKMTSNLPRSLRYYQKGILHPEAWFSIVENNYTQILGAVNWDSLFPEQNAAYQVLDIGCGPGRFPRMLQAWLPATIRLHYDYLDPSHYCLSTCSQSLRLPFLPRHAWQTTWDNAEKLLTPGSYDVAWAIQSFSCLNHASLHTSLSRFIGALHPSRGTACIVLAKQEAFFSQWHNTFFQECSPHTPMPYLSAESLVAVLEKLEAFITIQEIACTHSISIRHDRLLEQYLQQVVTDSTPLPNWMKQPRLRQLVESCRHGDTYHFTNPYWIILCTPPSAGAGGRLRLQQYLASVTSCKLAS from the coding sequence ATGAATAAAATCTTCTGCACCTCTCAATTGCCTTCTCTCAAACGAAAAATGACCTCAAACCTTCCCCGATCACTTCGTTATTACCAAAAGGGCATCTTACACCCCGAAGCTTGGTTTTCAATTGTGGAAAACAATTACACCCAAATCTTGGGTGCTGTGAATTGGGATTCGCTATTTCCGGAACAGAACGCAGCCTATCAAGTACTAGATATTGGATGTGGACCCGGCCGATTTCCGAGAATGTTGCAGGCATGGCTTCCGGCAACAATACGCCTTCATTATGATTATTTGGACCCTTCCCACTATTGCCTCTCCACCTGCAGCCAGTCTCTGCGCCTGCCATTTCTCCCCAGGCATGCCTGGCAAACCACCTGGGATAATGCTGAAAAGCTCCTGACTCCCGGTTCTTACGATGTGGCATGGGCGATCCAATCCTTCTCCTGCCTAAATCATGCCTCTCTCCATACTTCATTGTCCCGATTTATCGGTGCTCTGCACCCATCTCGGGGAACCGCATGTATTGTCCTTGCCAAGCAAGAGGCTTTTTTCTCACAATGGCATAACACATTTTTTCAAGAATGTTCCCCTCACACTCCAATGCCCTATCTTTCTGCAGAGTCCTTAGTTGCTGTTTTAGAAAAATTAGAAGCTTTTATCACTATTCAAGAAATAGCCTGCACCCATAGCATTTCAATCCGGCATGATCGACTGTTAGAACAATACCTCCAACAAGTTGTCACGGATTCAACTCCGCTGCCAAACTGGATGAAGCAGCCCAGATTACGGCAGCTTGTAGAGTCCTGCCGTCATGGGGACACCTATCATTTTACCAATCCATATTGGATCATATTGTGTACACCCCCATCCGCAGGAGCCGGAGGGAGGCTTCGGCTCCAGCAATACCTCGCATCGGTAACATCTTGTAAGCTCGCCTCCTAG
- the ilvD gene encoding dihydroxy-acid dehydratase — MSKTLKKNSLPLTEGPDRAPARAMLRAVGLTDDDFTRPLIAIANTWSEITPCNYHLRDLAASVKQGIREAGGTPIEFNTIVVSDGISMGTEGMKASLISREVVADSIELVVRGHLFDGVIALSGCDKTIPGCVMALARLNLPSMMLYGGSIMPGEFHGKPVSIQDVFEAVGSHAKGKMTTEELIELERRACPGAGACGGQFTANTMSIAFEFLGISPMGFNGVPALDPRKHQVAKECGKILINLLKNNLRPRDIITRPALENAIAAIATTGGSTNGVLHLLALAHEMSLPLNIDDFDTINRQVPLLADLKPGGQFMAADLYQAGGTPLVAKWLLESGHLHGNQITVTGRTLAEEAATAKETSGQTVLFPPSHPIKPTGGLVILKGNLAPEGCVVKVAGHAKLAHHGPAKVFDCEEDAFQAVQQGKIVDGDVVVIRYEGPQGGPGMREMLGVTSAIVGAGLGESVALLTDGRFSGATYGFMAGHVAPEAAKGGPIAAVKNGDLIHIDITARRLDVELSEQEIQDRLAKWTPPAPRYTTGVLAKYARMVSSASLGAVTS; from the coding sequence ATGTCAAAAACCTTGAAGAAAAATAGCCTTCCCCTGACCGAGGGACCGGACCGTGCCCCCGCTCGTGCGATGCTCAGGGCCGTTGGCCTAACCGACGACGACTTTACCAGGCCCCTCATCGCGATCGCCAATACCTGGTCGGAAATCACCCCTTGTAATTATCATCTCCGCGATCTCGCGGCGAGTGTGAAGCAAGGGATTCGTGAGGCGGGAGGGACCCCCATCGAATTCAACACGATCGTGGTCTCAGACGGTATCAGCATGGGGACCGAGGGGATGAAAGCCTCTTTAATTAGCCGAGAAGTGGTGGCGGATTCCATCGAATTGGTGGTTCGCGGACATCTGTTTGACGGAGTCATTGCCTTGTCGGGTTGCGACAAAACCATTCCAGGATGCGTGATGGCGCTAGCCCGACTGAATCTTCCATCAATGATGCTCTATGGAGGCTCCATTATGCCTGGAGAATTCCATGGAAAACCGGTATCGATCCAGGACGTCTTTGAGGCCGTCGGATCACACGCCAAAGGGAAAATGACAACGGAGGAGCTGATTGAATTAGAACGACGAGCCTGCCCGGGAGCCGGCGCCTGCGGTGGTCAATTTACGGCGAACACCATGTCCATTGCGTTTGAGTTTTTAGGAATTTCCCCAATGGGATTCAATGGCGTGCCAGCCCTCGACCCCAGAAAGCACCAAGTGGCCAAGGAATGCGGAAAAATTCTGATCAATCTCCTGAAAAACAATCTTCGCCCACGGGATATTATTACTCGCCCCGCATTGGAAAACGCCATCGCGGCAATCGCCACTACCGGTGGATCCACCAATGGCGTCCTCCATCTTTTAGCCCTGGCCCATGAAATGTCGCTCCCATTAAATATTGACGATTTTGATACCATTAACCGCCAAGTCCCGCTCCTGGCTGATCTGAAGCCAGGAGGTCAGTTCATGGCAGCCGATCTCTATCAAGCAGGAGGCACACCGTTGGTGGCAAAATGGCTTTTGGAATCTGGTCATCTCCATGGAAACCAAATCACCGTCACCGGACGAACGTTAGCTGAAGAAGCTGCCACAGCCAAGGAAACTTCAGGGCAAACAGTTCTTTTTCCCCCTTCCCATCCAATTAAACCAACGGGAGGACTTGTGATTCTGAAAGGCAACCTTGCCCCAGAAGGCTGTGTTGTCAAAGTGGCTGGTCATGCCAAATTAGCACACCATGGCCCGGCCAAAGTCTTCGACTGCGAAGAAGATGCGTTTCAGGCAGTCCAACAAGGAAAAATCGTGGACGGGGATGTGGTCGTTATTCGCTATGAAGGACCACAAGGCGGACCAGGGATGCGAGAGATGTTAGGGGTGACGAGTGCTATTGTAGGAGCAGGATTAGGCGAATCAGTCGCTCTTTTGACGGACGGACGGTTTTCAGGAGCCACGTATGGCTTCATGGCTGGACACGTCGCCCCTGAAGCCGCAAAAGGGGGACCGATTGCGGCGGTCAAAAACGGAGACCTAATTCATATCGACATTACTGCGAGACGGTTGGATGTTGAACTTTCAGAGCAAGAAATTCAAGACCGTTTGGCAAAATGGACTCCACCAGCACCACGATATACAACCGGTGTCCTGGCCAAATATGCCAGGATGGTTTCTTCCGCATCCCTCGGAGCCGTAACTTCTTAA
- a CDS encoding multiheme c-type cytochrome: protein MRGGIFLLVLGCFLLTTPLPGSVAGESSSTKKPLEKSFPNSEKCKRCHLRVFEEWEASAQSRSIVTAPFRVTLDKFLASTDIKDHAMCFRCHAPHILEYAEHLPRFIKEVQSKDPQMDGVGCPQCHLIQDVDMNSHPPTPTFQLGTTIFGGYDKAAENLAHQSQKLDLYRESKFCVTCHDSLPKISGSAKDLPGWLGSWEKTKSETNGKPCQSCHMPEAVDESANGEKVRKVANHSFPGRFGKVRAEAVTLDFTTETTPETSQVQVSIQSLVPHNLPLPHPGWSRVVVDLSIFGKNLKKVYNEQRFYERTFGNAEGKETVFDFEAKKVLRDTLLKPEEMRVEVFTFPTPKDAPSMDVVVTLTYAPVHGPEDFLKMVEQEAALGQKDKAFQSVQIAQKKSNVSLKK, encoded by the coding sequence GTGAGGGGTGGGATATTTCTGCTGGTTTTGGGATGTTTTCTGCTGACGACACCTCTTCCTGGCTCGGTTGCAGGTGAATCGTCTTCAACCAAAAAACCATTAGAAAAATCATTTCCCAATTCCGAAAAATGTAAACGCTGCCACCTTAGGGTCTTCGAAGAATGGGAAGCTTCGGCTCAATCGCGTTCTATTGTGACTGCCCCTTTCCGGGTAACCTTGGACAAGTTTCTGGCTTCAACCGATATAAAAGATCATGCAATGTGCTTTCGTTGTCATGCTCCGCACATTCTTGAATATGCTGAACACCTGCCTCGTTTCATTAAGGAAGTGCAATCAAAGGACCCACAGATGGATGGAGTTGGATGCCCCCAATGCCATCTTATTCAGGATGTGGACATGAATTCCCATCCACCAACGCCAACATTTCAATTGGGGACGACGATTTTTGGAGGATATGATAAAGCCGCTGAAAACCTGGCACATCAATCACAGAAGCTGGATCTCTATCGAGAGTCAAAATTCTGCGTGACCTGTCATGATTCACTCCCAAAGATCTCAGGTTCTGCCAAGGACCTCCCTGGTTGGCTTGGATCTTGGGAAAAAACCAAATCTGAAACCAATGGGAAGCCTTGTCAATCCTGTCATATGCCAGAGGCAGTTGATGAATCTGCAAATGGGGAGAAGGTCAGGAAGGTCGCCAATCACAGTTTCCCTGGGAGATTCGGAAAAGTCCGCGCGGAAGCTGTTACCTTGGACTTTACCACTGAGACCACTCCTGAGACTTCTCAAGTGCAGGTCAGTATTCAGAGCCTGGTTCCCCATAATTTGCCGTTGCCGCATCCCGGGTGGTCTCGGGTCGTTGTTGATCTTTCTATTTTTGGGAAAAATCTCAAAAAGGTTTACAACGAACAACGTTTTTATGAGCGGACGTTTGGGAATGCGGAGGGAAAAGAGACGGTCTTTGATTTTGAGGCAAAAAAGGTATTACGCGACACCCTTCTTAAACCTGAGGAGATGCGGGTAGAGGTTTTTACATTTCCCACACCGAAGGATGCACCATCAATGGATGTAGTGGTGACTCTCACATATGCCCCTGTACACGGACCAGAGGATTTCCTTAAAATGGTTGAACAAGAAGCGGCACTTGGGCAAAAGGACAAGGCCTTTCAATCGGTCCAAATTGCCCAAAAGAAGTCGAACGTTTCTCTTAAAAAATAA
- a CDS encoding multiheme c-type cytochrome, translating into MYNRWILTIILGIFCLSGVGFGQQPNTIVGEAEESWIKEIEQVFIPSEQCKQCHDRHYEEWKGMREQTMDLKTFGRVDGALLHGTAFSSPVFKTVLGLWLQTDPDQEQRTRCLSCHAPAVTVFPQHTDRIIDQVMKGGKRVKIEGIGCSACHLITGTQENAYGHPTFKITSGETLYGPYAEPEENLVHPSGQVEIYRGAHYCASCHFDKVRDVTRPDIPGEILKGTICQDCHMERSTGSSTSQRGALTRPIGRHWFQGIVIPGIMLSNRNLQAEWFSRVDIEVKKVQGHVEGEVLVRNGALPHTFPGGDPVLKQFYVTITLKNSDGQVIDQYQERFGRTFEELLRGPIPRPFVNGGTTRHIPFSLKYPKDSEASLIEASVSYSLIPEPSKALAAKFLKSLATDKEREAAERIIHDYSSPRLLTFRTMSL; encoded by the coding sequence ATGTACAATCGATGGATTTTAACGATCATACTTGGGATTTTTTGTTTATCTGGCGTCGGGTTTGGTCAACAGCCAAACACGATTGTTGGTGAAGCCGAAGAATCCTGGATTAAGGAAATTGAGCAAGTTTTTATCCCTTCCGAACAATGCAAGCAATGCCATGACCGGCATTATGAAGAGTGGAAGGGGATGCGCGAGCAGACCATGGATTTAAAGACATTTGGCCGTGTGGATGGAGCTCTTCTTCATGGGACGGCTTTCAGCTCTCCGGTGTTCAAAACCGTTTTAGGCCTGTGGCTTCAGACGGATCCGGATCAGGAGCAACGTACTCGCTGTCTTTCTTGTCATGCTCCAGCCGTGACCGTGTTCCCTCAGCACACTGATCGAATTATTGATCAAGTGATGAAAGGGGGTAAACGGGTCAAAATTGAAGGTATTGGTTGTAGTGCCTGCCATCTCATTACTGGCACTCAAGAAAATGCCTATGGGCACCCTACTTTTAAAATTACTTCTGGGGAAACTCTGTACGGACCCTACGCAGAACCAGAGGAGAATCTTGTGCATCCATCTGGTCAGGTGGAGATTTATCGAGGGGCCCATTATTGTGCATCCTGCCATTTTGATAAGGTAAGGGATGTTACTCGGCCTGATATTCCAGGGGAAATTTTGAAAGGCACCATTTGTCAGGATTGTCATATGGAGCGTTCTACCGGGAGTTCAACCTCTCAACGGGGGGCTCTCACTCGGCCAATCGGGCGCCATTGGTTCCAAGGTATTGTGATTCCGGGGATTATGCTGAGTAATAGAAATTTACAAGCCGAATGGTTTTCGAGGGTGGATATTGAGGTTAAAAAGGTTCAGGGGCACGTTGAGGGTGAAGTCCTGGTGCGAAATGGTGCCTTGCCTCATACTTTTCCGGGTGGCGATCCAGTGTTAAAGCAATTTTATGTCACGATAACTCTCAAAAATTCAGATGGGCAGGTTATCGATCAATATCAGGAACGGTTTGGCCGAACATTTGAAGAACTGCTTCGTGGTCCGATCCCCCGACCATTTGTCAATGGAGGCACAACCAGACATATACCATTTTCGTTGAAATATCCCAAAGATTCAGAGGCATCCCTCATTGAGGCCTCAGTCAGTTATTCCCTCATTCCTGAGCCCTCGAAGGCTCTTGCCGCGAAATTTCTTAAAAGTCTGGCTACCGATAAAGAACGGGAAGCTGCAGAACGCATCATTCATGATTATTCTTCCCCGCGTCTCCTCACGTTTCGCACCATGAGCTTATAG
- a CDS encoding PDZ domain-containing protein, translated as MMVLQGEAFGQPPSEDMTKEKALILAEKFGIDVGEVDEEVKKILGLTKAEGVVVYAVIGGSPAELSGIKVKAIIKEVDKYEIQTLVDLGTALEQTLPTKNFTVATYEPADPDNQGVTGGLNFHFVRILQD; from the coding sequence ATGATGGTTCTTCAAGGAGAAGCATTTGGTCAACCGCCAAGTGAGGATATGACCAAAGAAAAAGCCCTGATTTTAGCCGAAAAATTTGGCATCGATGTGGGGGAAGTAGATGAGGAGGTCAAGAAAATTCTTGGATTGACCAAAGCAGAAGGGGTTGTGGTGTATGCCGTCATTGGAGGGTCACCAGCTGAATTGTCAGGCATAAAGGTAAAGGCGATTATTAAGGAAGTGGATAAATATGAAATTCAAACCCTTGTGGATTTGGGCACAGCCTTGGAGCAGACCCTTCCCACAAAGAATTTTACTGTTGCCACATATGAACCTGCCGATCCGGATAATCAAGGGGTTACCGGCGGGCTTAATTTCCATTTTGTACGTATTCTTCAGGATTAA